The Brachyhypopomus gauderio isolate BG-103 chromosome 2, BGAUD_0.2, whole genome shotgun sequence genome contains a region encoding:
- the rnf141 gene encoding RING finger protein 141, protein MGQQISGQSVLSKLPEKLVKHAGLVRDSGYLTYDEFLGRVAELNEVTARLATGQQKHLLFEVQPGSDTSALWKVAVRVVCTKINKEDGLVEASRIMNLYQFIQLYKDITSQAAEVLAGGASDESAWGASPAAEACQASMWMCRVKQLTDEEECCICMDGKADLILPCAHSFCQKCIDKWSGQSRNCPICRIQVTAANESWVMSDAPTEEDIAGYILNLADEAGHPHRP, encoded by the exons ATGGGCCAGCAGATCTCAGGCCAGTCAGTGTTAAGCAAACTCCCAGAGAAGCTGGTGAAGCACGCAGGACTCGTACGGGACAGTGGTTACCTAACCTACGATGAGTTCCTGGGACGGGTGGCAGAGCTCAATGAGGT CACTGCTAGGCTAGCGACTGGTCAACAGAAGCACCTCCTGTTTGAGGTGCAGCCAGGGTCAGACACTTCTGCACTGTGGAAGGTGGCGGTGAGGGTCGTGTGCACCAAG ATCAACAAAGAGGATGGCTTGGTGGAGGCCTCTCGTATCATGAACCTGTACCAGTTCATTCAGCTTTACAAGGACATCACCAGCCAGGCTGCAGAAGTGCTGGCAGGAGGGGCTTCAGATGAGTCCGCGTGGGGGGCGTCTCCTGCAGCAGAGGCCTGCCAAGCCAGCATGTGGATGTGCAG GGTGAAGCAGCTGACTGATGAAGAGGAATGCTGTATCTGTATGGATGGCAAGGCAGACCTCATCCTTCCCTGTGCACACAGCTTCTGCCAGAAATGCATTGACAAATG gagtGGCCAGAGTCGAAACTGTCCCATCTGCCGTATTCAGGTGACGGCTGCCAATGAATCCTGGGTAATGTCTGATGCCCCAACAGAGGAGGACATAGCTGGCTACATTCTCAATCTGGCTGATGAGGCAGGTCACCCCCACAGACCTTAA